Proteins encoded in a region of the Canis lupus dingo isolate Sandy chromosome 17, ASM325472v2, whole genome shotgun sequence genome:
- the LOC112664367 gene encoding microtubule-associated protein RP/EB family member 1-like, with product MAVNVYSTSVTSENRSRHDMLAWINESLRLNLTKLEQLCSGAAYCQFMDILFPGCIALKKVKFRAKLEHEYIQNFKILQAGFKRMGVDKIIPVDKLVKGKFQDNFEFVQWFRKFFDANYDGTDYDPVAARRGQETAVAPSLVTPALNKLKKPLSPSQSAPQRPTGTHRTTTTLKAGQCGVQKNPVVGMGKGDGQVAVLIQQVNVLKLTIKDLEKERDFYFGKLRNIDLICQENEGENNLVLQRIVDILYATHQGFVIPAEGGPQEEQEEY from the coding sequence ATGGCAGTGAATGTCTACTCAACGTCAGTCACCAGTGAAAACAGAAGTCGACATGACATGCTGGCCTGGATCAATGAGTCCCTGCGGCTGAATCTGACAAAGCTCGAACAGCTGTGCTCAGGTGCGGCCTACTGTCAGTTTATGGACATCCTGTTCCCTGGCTGCATTGccttgaagaaagtgaaatttcgGGCTAAGCTAGAGCATGAATACATCCAGAACTTCAAAATACTACAAGCAGGCTTTAAGAGAATGGGTGTTGACAAAATCATTCCTGTGGACAAATTAGTAAAAGGGAAGTTTCAAGACAATTTTGAATTTGTTCAGTGGTTCAGGAAGTTTTTTGATGCCAACTATGATGGGACAGACTATGACCCAGTAGCTGCCAGACGAGGCCAAGAAACTGCAGTGGCTCCCTCCCTCGTTACTCCAGCTCTGAACAAACTGAAGAAACCCCTCAGCCCTAGCCAGTCGGCTCCCCAGAGGCCCACTGGGACACACAGAACTACCACAACCCTTAAGGCTGGCCAGTGTGGGGTGCAAAAGAATCCTGTTGTGGGCATGGGCAAGGGGGATGGCCAAGTGGCTGTGTTGATTCAGCAGGTCAACGTTTTGAAACTCACCATCAAAgacttggaaaaagaaagagatttctaCTTCGGAAAGCTAAGGAACATTGACTTGATCTGCCAGGAGAATGAGGGAGAAAACAATCTTGTACTGCAGAGGATCGTGGATATTCTCTATGCCACACACCAAGGCTTTGTGATACCTGCTGAAGGGGGTCCGCAGGAGGAACAGGAGGAGTATTAA